tgccatttctggcactaccaaaggactaggagtactttcttcactaattgtcaagttttcaaagatgaaatttccaaagacagggctctcaaaagaagagtcttcgagctctccgccttcacaagaagaactactaggtttatcactaatcaaacgacctagagtgtttcttttccaagcccgctctttaataaccttgggcatacactagaaaaataaaaataaagaaatcctaaaaggaagggaagttctatgcaaacacaaacaaggctgactccaccacagcaaacctactggtttctagcaaacaaaaagcatgatgactccacttagattgtttctagactatcttctaatccttcgaaagagaattcgttacaatttaagcaaacccctctggaatcaatccgagtttaagtaagttgaatcgagacgagggaagctcagtggagctttgatacccaaggcctcaccggcgttacaaggcggcgtattcaactcacagaaaccatcatgaactttgaagcatgcttaaaagagtaaccaatatttttcgaatgccTTTCCTagtaagctcgttaccctataggtctcgttctagtcaaattttaggcttaggttcgcgtttggtttcgttttcctaaggcgggcaagaagggaacggtgatgaaatccgaacccttatcttgtatggccagtccttgccctttactaggaaattaaagcagccgttttcaaatcctcagcatatatgcaaacgaaggaatacagtaactcgctgacaggggattcacgagtgtttcgacaaacttacctcccgtaccaaacgggggatgaaccactgagatcgactcgggccacgactcctatgttatgtatgaaaccgaggggccgaggcgatatcgtagtcgtcgtccttctctgcaaacagtttatatttaaaccacccttccgttgggtttttttaaaaaataaagtcccaaagtccacagtccaaaaatatagtgcaaaagaaaaagataatctaaagaaaaaaataataataaaaaaatgtctctttttttttaattaatttttattcttcttttctttcgctcctttcgctttgcttttactccaaatctttaagcattcaccaaaagctttggcaaaattttctttcgctccaaactccaaaatctgtaaggataagaaaaaaacccaaaaacgtaaagaagaacaaataaaataaaaatgaaaagcaaataaaaacctaaaaaaacaaaatctaaaaactctagcctaaagacaagtccacgtcggcggcgccaaaaattgatgtgattttcaattgagttgtagtaaaaagttcgttgagacttgtggaagcaaaagattttaggtttaatgaaatttaaaaacaaacaaaacttaattcaagattattaggaataaccaagacactgattccactatcacacatgaataaattatggaaaataatccaaaactctaattatcttttaagtcccttatttcttaattcacaaataatcaaacatattctcaaatattaattgtattccccaagcatagactatcaattgattaaacaaagtataatctatcaaattgaatcacaagtaattaagaaaattatgtaaacatttaaaaactctgcaaaagcagtgattgagtgaattataattaaaaactaGAGAAAATGAAAGAGTTACCCAtaattcatgcgtgaatagcttcctcatttccttggttgtgggagaattagctcatcatcatgttggtaacacactcaaaattcatttttattgctcaaagggtgtttacaaagatgaaatggagaaaaactattaaaaaccaggttagtaacagttataagtgttacaaaccgaactgttatagagaacgatatatgtaaacTGTCACTAATGCTGTAAcatacgaccctcacccctctgtcgttgtcactattgataaacgactgtctatgtgggtcttttgttcttcgtgttcttcacagcagcagaaatggtgatttctgcaacttgattttctcgactctgtgatgctctataatctcctAAACTCTCCGTAACTcttctctgctaccccaggatgatatttatactcaaaaggcGAAGAAAATTCTCCctaataactcacagtaatctctctatattcggtagtgaagggtaatattctcggaatattttctttccaaaaatccttctcctacacgtctGTTGCCTCTGaaatttccttatttgacttCTCCACGATTCTTCAGAGACCAAGTGAtatccaaacacgagcatcacACGTAAAACTTGCTGTAATCACGTGAATATCTCTTACGGTGTACGTGTTGCTCTGTCTTCTTCTTGCGAGTTATCTTGTCAATTTCAACTGACGAAATCAACCATATCCTGCATGTTAACCTTAATAGAGTCTCCCCCATCAATCtgagccattgagtctctctacAATGCCTTCCAATTTCGAATGAAAATTCTTCAAGTGAGAACCATGTTTTCCCGCCTATTTCAGAATTCAAAGGATGAAGATGGGTGCCGTGGAAAAAATTGGGCTACATATATCCGTGGGTGCCtcatagcaaaagtgggggtccgtatagcaaatgtcctccgggggtgctccgagtgaTTTTCGAGCtgaaaaatacctataaacacacaaaacaccataataagtatgaaaatgagtactaacaatacgaaacattgaggacaaattagacacaaaaatgtgtctatcatagttcaaattttgcatatcactcgacaaggtcatctcacaAAATACCCAATTGtataaagagagatgacttttgaAATGCAAAGACAATatttgatgttccaaattggagaaaggatgtttcgcaaagtattcaaaaggacaatcgtcctaatgatatgaaggagaaagcttctcttgcgaaacccaactctaaataggtccctaagtcctccacatccaagaagggaccaaaagttagtcacaagaatgactctcaactgttaattgttggtgacaataattacaagagtctccttgaaagactaaagaaagacatcatgtctgaaatctcttgtactagtaaaggttgtggcaatgacactcttcatcacaagtcaaagaagaaaaacaagagatggaataagagaaaacaaaccaagcatgatgtcaagaatgatgattttgtcttagtcactcgagatgaacaagacaaggatcaattcaacacaacctagttgtgttagaatgtgcatgctcaccttggtgctcaatttttgaaaggtgagggagcacatgaaactgagcacatgatctctcggttattatatgactaattagcatctttaggagatttcttttcttccatactcatactttctctatctatatttgaggttttgatataAACGGTAATTGTgattttatgatgttgatatctgctgatcatatatgtgtagctcttgtttttacggttaaaatgagccaaaaatcactgaattcggaaaTCGTATGCAAacgttatgtcaaaaacagtttaatGTTGTGATTCGTAACAAGTAACTctggggtaccgatcctagtgataggtgcaatgttgggaaccgatcctagtgtgATGTCCCCATGCGAAGAAGTGTGGAactgtttttcccataacttcttcgtccgaactcggaatgatctcattctttttgcgttggtttcacAATTCAATTCCAAGatagaggtaattgcaatacttgattctttgttgaatttttatagtgtattgcatttgagtttacgggatgtttgatttcggttttcataaccttaatattagATCTCAtaattgtgtgaacccttatggttttgggtgactttttgatttagagggattaagttctagaccatgttggtaggctttatcaaaggatcatgaggggttctggtagaaaaatatgtgaaaaaaagtcgcaaaatgttgaatcttttggtttagcataaaagtatatgtgtttcgaggtttcaacttttgcatcggaaagttaaaaccggttttcaacctttctctggtaaaggttggtccttgttgtttttctatttttttagcGGGAGGATGACAACatcaatgggggagagttctaagtgAACTTGCGTTTAATGGAATATATTGAGGGGATatgaggatgcggaacttgaggtaacaatcttgttagttaattgttttcctgtttaagaaaagccatgattttattttatttcatatctgtattgcttttgcttaacaaaatgttcgatacaattgatgtttattccattatttgtgtatggatgtttgattGTGATTCTATTGTttgcggttaagaaaaactattgttatatttagttattgtttgatatcagttgtttaggcttaaaaaatttcggtgcaattgcggtgctataatgtctatgattgtttcaattgcttcatgTTAAGATGAATGgttatacaagttgatttatttggtttgtatggattgtttaagTCTTAACAAAAGTGTCCccggatcatttgtttagtccaagtgatttccggataagagaaactaagtttttcggatcttagtagacttatcaaatgtagagatttcggttattcaagtctaaccgaatgccttaaTAAGAattattagttaactaacctagtatttgtcttgtttaaaagtgaaaggtctaagttattgatgagaataattagagcctgatgagaaaaataaagttaattctaatctttattttggtcttatggaACAAGAGATTGtacttgtacaatcggtttaacaaaagAACTAAAGTGATTAGTCAATTTGATGTGCTAAACTATTTGAGAAAAATTGctttgggcaattgtttcctagataaaatgttaaaaccaaattacttgtagtttcggttttgatattggttatctaaagtggtgtGTAAAACCttcgtgctcaactcttataggtttgcaaactctctttgtgagatttttaagatcctttcagtttgtcctttatttttttgtttctttgtcattttgtgacaaaaaaggggagaaatatatggagtaaacaagtgatattggcttgttatgagttggtatcactaagggaaaggacatttgtcctaaaacgtttattctaacgaaaagagtgaaagcataaactaagggggggtcacataccatatgatacGTAGTTATAAGGAACTACAtgaaaataacaaagacgtgcggattaaaaatatacctatcttacctttagggggagtattatctctgttattataatgtcagcagcggcatttaaggattgaatttaattCAGGTTTTGTactgttgaacttggaatcaagcgtatgtgtataatgaattcttgtaatttgtttatccatatgatgtaagagttttgtcactaaaattgacaaaatgggagattattagaacatagctcggttgaacccaccaagcgttggtatgtcaagtttggttgtcatattttagtgaatcaaaactcatttaaagagtcacttgattaaatactacagtcaactttgtataggttatcttgaaagtattaggatttgagacttacaagtattacatgaagacttgaagaatgcgaagaagtttggagctacaacgacaacatcatccttcctcttgaggttagtaatatttgacttgaactgtttcattccctaacgtatctttcaagtcgtgcatattgaaaacgtaactacgaagctgtgtatgatactctagttagacatagtattaaggaatacaataagagatccactttgtatataagacatcgacataatcatatgaatgttattgtgattatgtatgggtatgagtgaagatttcatcctaggaaacaatgttttacatttgtttaaaggaagtaagttcacaaacttgttttgtgaatcgaaagggaaattgctaggcttattggtattgttattcattgcaaatctattttgaattaccaatatgtgtgtttagtataaccgctcataatcttgtttatgttcttggtaaaactattcacaaggcctgacttaggtattggtatgacttttattagtgaaacggatcttaagtaatcactcaagatggtatgatcgatgccttgtaaataacaaattttatctagtaattggggaaccgatcctagtaagaggtgcaacaaatttgcaagaggggaatcgatccttgtaagaagtGCAACAATTTTTAGTgataggggaaccgatcctatgaacatgtgcagcaAGTTCTTAGAAGatgggggaaccaatcctatggacatgtgcaccaaatacagttcgttaccataagtatgtagggaaccgatcctagtacctagtcaaccgagttttggtaactagtgtgactatgtacaatactcacatggaggtagaaccgaaacttgttttggtagaaccgttaaacccatgattggttatttgataggataatcaatcacatagttcttggaattcagatgacccaattctaaacttgtttggaagttttccaagattgtaagtatgaaagaagacttgcaaagtaaggatgtcgacatactttgaacatgtgcagtaactcttatcagtAATTGTTGAAAGGTATTCCTtcatagctaaaggagaatcccatgatcgaaataaattgagaatcttttaattaaggtttcttggtttttatatgctatttatttCCATCATTTAAATGCATATttctagaaaataataattagtaatgtgcgtttactgattatagatttttctattgggatttcggtcagaatttggacagagcatttccaggagttatgaaaacctaatttgtgtatattgcatatctttgataatattcggttttggaaattccttggtgtccaaacttccttgtctataaatattgaagtttgcatctctagcaaactaatcctcagagccagcaaaactacctcatttgtgttgttactggtggagacgcctatcggagaggaaactaccctaattaggagaaatctcttacggtcgctcggtttaaagacttctttgggattgggaagctctattagtaccgttggtgggaaactagataagtgcagtttcttttagttttcgattgctttaattgactaacagtggttgaactttgatttcacctagtttgtttatacttgagaatcttctcttctgatataagattcactcaaactagatcgaagtttcgacagggatctttagactgtttgtagatcaaaAGATGtcatgtgataatccaacgttaacagactccgttctgtgtgtgattgatcacaagagattcaagttgattgtgtgcaggtgtttattgaagatcaaagaagattttatgacaagaagactttttgggttcataatattttgtgtgcacaatacttgtttcggatggaaagggatccaactataatcggtttatccttgtgatatattggattgattagttgagtagatcagcatcaatacacttctttgtgattaatagtattgattgtatAATCtaaaaattactttggtagttgttgagagattgatttaaggacccgacaaaggagtttattagttaaacgggagagcctttgtcagactcatattacgttgtttgaaaagagtttttatcgaacatatttgttgttcttttactgtttggaatacgaaccaaaggaattgttccaagtgcgtgacttattgcaagttggtctcaactatacgaagttggtttgattttgtataacggcttaattctgagagtattcaatctggactaggtcccgtggttttcctgcatttgtggtttcctcgttaacaaaatcttgctgtgttatttacttttgttttcagcaattataattgttattataatttaaaataaatcgcacaaacgttaattcctattttacttgatagaaaatccctagagtttggttaagtttgaacctattatcaagtaaacatacttcgttgttgtattgtctcgatctcgtttccatagacgatcacaataagtgtgaaccaattagttgtattgtctcaactcagtccatagacaatcactttcggagaaaggacttaaaggtggaaaagttttagattgaggtatatttgggtaccctcgtcttttcagatgtAGTCTGAATCGCCAGCGGTAGAGGCTCGACTGCCCGGTATGACTACATCATCGAGTATATTTGATCCAACGGTCATAAATTCATCATCCTATAAATACCCAATTCCAATTTTATTTCAACTCACTTCTTATCCAATCTTCTCATTTCTTACTCACATTTGTTATAATCTAACACAAATTTCATAATCCAACTCCCATCTTCTGTAAAATTTACTATTGTTGTGTAGTTTTTTGTATATGGATTCTCAAATGAACAAGCGTAACAAAATTAGGGGTCCACAATTTACCGTAGACGAAAATGAaagcatttgcagaaactatgtctTTTTTGTACAAGATAGTATCAATGGTGCCCAAAAACCAagttgtgggataacatatttcataaatttcatgaaaaaactatgAACATCAACGATCGCAATGCAAATGGGTTTCCAGGTCTCTTCATTACAACTAACGACCAGGTTTCCTTATATGTTGATGCCATATGCAAATTTTTCGGGGCCGAGAGAGCGGTGTTGTCGATGTTGATGTGGAACGAAAGTGTCAAGGTGATTGATACCACAAGAATGGGAaaatttttcttatgaaagtTATATTGATATTTTAAAAATGTTTCCTAAATATAATCTAGAGGTGTTGTCAAATTTGCAGCATGTACCTGAAAGGTCACATACACTTTTTCACCTTCAAAACCAAGTGCACAACCATCTGAATCATCTCAACTCCCTCATGGTaatccattttcttcaccagaGACCACAACAAACACAAATTCTAACTTGAAACTCAAAGATgtgaataagagaaaacaattagGAAGAAACAAGACTGGTAAGAAAAGCAGCACAACAAGAAGAAGCTGAAGGTTTTTTGGAAACTTTTATGGATCATCAAAAGACCGTCGAAAAACAAAGAACAGTTAACCGGAAACTCATGACTAGGGAGATTGAAAAAACGTTGTCAAACTCAAGACAGGTTTGTTGCAGAAAATAACAAGAATAAGATTCTTGGTGCAAACACCTCAACAATCACCGAGCGACAAAAaatggtatgagagatgaaataTGATAGGTTAATAgaggagttggaagaaaaacataACAAGAAAAATTTGGAACAACAACTTGAagatcaagatgatgatgatgatgaatcagagcACAATGAAGTATAATTACTTCATCAGTTAATGTATCAactttaattataattaaaatgcAATACTTgtttttcaaaatacataaacgtCGAATGAAAAAACACATAAAACTAACATCCATTATAATTAAACAACATAtcattaaaacttaaacttgacAACACCCCGTTAAAAATAATCAGTATCCCATTAAAAATAACATCCTATAAGAGTTACGGGAAACTCCTTAAGAATTTTGAAATGCGCTTCGTGTTCAAAATAAATTCTTTTCTGTGTTCATTATTTGTCTCAAGCTCAGACTCTCATGTCAGCATAGGTTTCACCCCTCAGATGACACCGATTGATAAACTGTCTCATTTTTATAAAATCTACAACTTATTTTTTTAGACGCACCCCGTTCCAGGTTATGAGGATTACCTGTGTCTGTAAGGTTTCATGAATTTTACCTCAATAACTCATACGGGGTAATCCATTCATCCGATGTTCTTTAACCCTCTTTGGGTAATATAATACATATTGTTTACAAAgaagataaatcttcatcttcagtaaAGCTTAGATCATCCATAAATTACCTAGAAAATCTTTTGGGATGTGTGATTTTGAAATAGATGAATTGATACAATATATATACGTAGGGATTTTTTACGATAGAGTGTAGGCCTTTCAGTGCATTCTAGGACGACCAGTGCATTCTAGGTCTCTCTGTCAAGTGAAAAATGTAAACTAGAACTTTAACAATAAACTTAATAACTTAACAAATAAATTAAAAAGTTTTTAACAATTTCAAATCTAAACAAATAAACTTAAaacaattcaaaaaataaattaattgctTCGTCCTCCCTTTCTTCTAAACTTAGCCCACAAGTTTTGTTTTAGATCTTCCATTAACATGTCATACAAAAATCTGCTCTGAACATGATTGGTCATTTGAGCATAGTTCCTATAGGTAATCCTCTTTCTGGTTGAATTTCAGGCTTTAAATCTTCATCTCATGGTTAGTCTAATATCTATTACAACGTGTTTcttgaattaccatgttatgcataATAATGCATCTGAGCATAGTCTTATGCATTTCAAGAGCACTTAGTCCATGATAAGGCCCACAAATGATGGTGATCTTCCGTTTCAGAATTATAAAAGCTTGTTTCACATCCTTCCTCAATTCCATTTGTCTATTATTAAAAAATATACATGAACGACCCAATTCGTCGGCAGGGGCTGACGGTAACAATGAATTGAAATCGACCATTTTGGATTGATTTCATCTGTAAGATAATACCCATGAACGTAACAATGACTGGTGATAGTGAAATTTACTTCAAGACTAATCCATACTCTAAATCTTCAAACAAAGGTGACTTGCGCGAAACATTTATATCATATCTGATAAAATTGTGTAACGATGACCGTTCTGAGAccccggaagaccaaaaaaaattGTGTCATATCTAATAAAAAACAGCTTCAAGGGTAACAATTGGTTTTGTATAGTGACTCTTATATTGACCGACCCAATAGGTAAGGCATCCAGTCCATGCCCAATGCATGCAGCCAAGACTGCCCAGCATTTCTGGAAATCTCCTTTCTTGATTTTGCTTTAATATTTCTCTATCATTTGCATCAACTGGTTTTCGTACataggttggaccaaaatgaatAATCATTGCTTCGCAAATCAATGAAAGATACTTGTATGCAGTTGTTTTACCCATACAAAGGTACTCGTCATTGGAATCCGGAGGTGAGCCATAACCTGGAACCCTTCAAGCCGAAGTAATTAACCTTTTGTTCAGGATTATGACCTATTATATTCAGTGCAttatactgataattaaattgagattTTACCTGAAAAATATCACCACTTATCTTTAACACCAAATTAATGTTGGAGCATACAAAATCGATGTTACAAATCTTAATTAGAAAACATATAATCAGGAATACAATAATTGTGCATCAGCTTCTATTGGAACCATTCCCTTTCTCAATATGTATATCTATTTGTGAATACTTGTTTTGGCTATTTAGATATTTGTCCCAATGAATTAGCTGCAACATAGTGTTGGTTAGTTCAGTATCTTCATATGACTCATCATCCATTTGCCGCATCGCCTAAACGAAAATTCATTGTACAACCTGTTTTCTACCGCTACCGGTAGATTCTCTACAATTCGATAGAGACTTCAACgcttaataatattaaaataatggtgtGACCTGTTTGCTAGGCCACCTGACATGGCGTGTGTGGGTTAGCCATCCCTAAGAACCGGCCTTAACACATTTGAACAAaatatgaatcaaaactcaatttggTGCTCAAGCTGTAACATATATAAAAATCCGTTCCTTagaattttaaattttttatctcgttggaacggttttaaaaaaatctaagcaatgagtacaaacaacagtaTCAAATTTAGATCTTTTACAAAAAGTTCGGAAGTGTTTATCATTTTAgccacaattttcgaaaattaaatgtatatccattatgcaagtcaccacaaaggatacataatactttatgtagtcatattttggtttatgcatcaacttattttccgttgcaactaataaaacgatgtattccctccgtttcaagaaaagtagtattttaggcacaattttcgaaaatttaaTGCATATATATAcagccattatgcaaaccaccacaaaggatgcataacacattaagcagccatattttggtttatgcatcggctaattttccgtttcaggaaaagtgatattttcaccccTTGTCAGGAAAAATAATACTTTCACATTATGTCAGGAAAAGTGTTACTTTTACCCATGTTAGGAAAGATGATACTTTCAGGCCTTGTCAGAATAAATGATACTTTCATGCTGTGTAAAAAATTAATACTTTCACATCGACTTTCTCGATTAACCGTCCCACCGTGATAACGGTGGTCTAGTATATTTTGTTTGGAAATGGAGGGTCACCGAGTCATGGTTCAATTCATTCAAatgtcaggaaaaaaaaaaaaaaaaaacatttagtgGGGTTCATGGCAACAGGGTCAGAGATTGTGTCCTTAGCACGATTCTTTACCCACCCACTCCCAAGTAGAACTCTCTCTATAGTGTCTACAACAAGTTTCAGTTGACGGCACCGCCACTTTCTTTCTAACTCTTTGTTTATAAAAAGCTTTGAGTCTCTTCTTCATTTATAAAAAGCTTTGACTGTCTTCTTCTCCAGCTTCTCCTCTCTTTCCCTCCATTTCTACACCAAAACATTTCGATTTTTCCTGAAATTTTTCATCAACCCATCTTTTGTTTAAGCTTGAGTTTACTCTTCTCATCTTCACTTGGGTTTAAGCATGAAGTCTCCAGTATTAGTAGAGGGAAAAGAAACAGAAGGAAATAAGAAATGGGTAGTGGCTGGAATACTAGTTAGAACTCCATTAAAAGCAATTAATACAAATAAGAAGATTGAGGATGGTGATAACGAAGAGCAATGGTGTTCAGCTACAACTCCAACATCAGTTGAGGCAAGAATCAATTCTGAGAGATTATTATGTCCACCAGCTCCAAGAAAGCCAAGACCTTCATTGAAGTTGCACTTTAATAATAAGGCTATGGGTTTCTTTAATCCTCCAGAGTTAGAATctatttttgtgtccaatttttgattattttttttccctATTATTTTAGTTTAGTGATTTGATTGTTttgttatcttttttcttttttgttttgcgTCTTTATATGATATCAGAGTGTTGCATGTAAAGTTAACAAATTTGTATGAAATTAGAAGCAGAGTTTTGTAGTGCTTAGttaaattctgtttttgagatctCTTGGATGAAATATGCTAATTAATGTTAGTCTTTCTTCCATGGCGTCATGCATGACTAGAAAAGGGCATTCAAGGTAAGAAGTCAATTATCTTTTCATTTCATAACAACCAAAAACTTTAGACAAACTAAGTAAAACCATCTTCgttgaaatgttttttttttttt
This is a stretch of genomic DNA from Papaver somniferum cultivar HN1 chromosome 1, ASM357369v1, whole genome shotgun sequence. It encodes these proteins:
- the LOC113360711 gene encoding cyclin-dependent protein kinase inhibitor SMR8-like — translated: MKSPVLVEGKETEGNKKWVVAGILVRTPLKAINTNKKIEDGDNEEQWCSATTPTSVEARINSERLLCPPAPRKPRPSLKLHFNNKAMGFFNPPELESIFVSNF